A DNA window from Brassica napus cultivar Da-Ae chromosome A4, Da-Ae, whole genome shotgun sequence contains the following coding sequences:
- the BNAA04G10720D gene encoding uncharacterized protein BNAA04G10720D yields MHDWAAPLIASALFAFLSPGLILQFPGKESPVGFMNMKTTVASIFVHTVLYGLFLILFLVVLNVHVYA; encoded by the coding sequence ATGCATGATTGGGCAGCACCATTGATAGCTTCGGCTCTATTCGCGTTTCTATCGCCGGGACTGATACTGCAGTTTCCTGGGAAAGAATCTCCGGTAGGTTTCATGAACATGAAGACAACGGTAGCTTCTATTTTCGTCCACACCGTTCTTTACGGTCTCTTTCTCATCCTCTTCCTAGTCGTTCTCAACGTCCATGTTTATGCTTAG